One segment of Halomonas sp. TD01 DNA contains the following:
- the rbfA gene encoding 30S ribosome-binding factor RbfA: MREFKRTDRVADQLQKELAVLIQREVKDPRLGMITVSGATVSRDLGYADIYVTLLGEQDPARIKENLQVLKRAGGFLRSQIAKRIKLRHVPELRFHYDESVVRGQHLSSLIDEAVSTDRARQHDDEEGSDNDNGEETR, translated from the coding sequence ATGCGCGAATTTAAGCGTACCGACCGAGTAGCTGACCAGCTCCAAAAGGAGCTGGCGGTACTGATCCAACGCGAAGTAAAAGACCCGCGTTTGGGGATGATTACGGTAAGCGGTGCAACCGTCAGCCGTGATCTTGGCTACGCCGATATCTATGTCACTTTATTGGGTGAGCAAGATCCCGCGCGTATCAAAGAAAACCTGCAGGTGCTAAAGCGCGCTGGAGGCTTTCTAAGAAGCCAAATTGCCAAACGTATTAAGCTGCGTCACGTACCTGAACTGCGCTTTCATTACGATGAAAGCGTAGTGCGTGGCCAGCACCTCTCATCACTGATCGACGAAGCAGTGTCAACTGACCGTGCACGTCAGCATGATGATGAAGAGGGTAGCGACAATGACAATGGTGAGGAGACGCGCTAA
- the truB gene encoding tRNA pseudouridine(55) synthase TruB — MARRRRGLPVNGVLLLDKPKGISSNHALQRVRRLFEAQKAGHTGTLDPMATGLLPICLGEATKFSAHLLEADKMYRTRVELGVITDTGDAEGTVIERREIPSLTAEDVESVLARFHGEIDQVPPMYSALKHQGKKLYELAREGKHVERAARRVSVYDARLLAFEGTAFELEVSCSKGTYIRTLAEDIGHALGCGAHISQLRRLKTGPFTGDAMWTLEDLEALADQATREAELMPADVLVDHFPSLTVDETAFGRLAHGQSASLAIGALEPDALARLYYAETFIGLGVVKGAQEVAPKRLLSTVAIS; from the coding sequence ATGGCACGTCGCCGTCGCGGATTACCGGTTAACGGTGTACTGCTGCTGGATAAGCCTAAGGGCATTTCCAGCAACCATGCGCTGCAGCGTGTGCGCCGTCTGTTTGAGGCGCAGAAAGCCGGTCATACTGGCACGTTGGACCCTATGGCAACAGGCTTGTTACCTATTTGCCTTGGGGAGGCCACTAAGTTTTCCGCGCACCTGTTAGAAGCCGACAAGATGTATCGCACCCGCGTAGAGCTGGGGGTGATCACCGACACCGGCGATGCCGAAGGCACGGTCATTGAACGGCGCGAGATTCCCAGCTTAACGGCTGAAGATGTCGAGTCAGTCCTAGCTCGCTTTCACGGCGAGATTGACCAAGTGCCGCCGATGTATTCGGCATTGAAGCATCAAGGCAAAAAGCTTTATGAGCTGGCCCGCGAGGGTAAGCACGTTGAGCGTGCAGCGCGGCGAGTAAGCGTGTATGATGCGCGGCTGCTTGCGTTCGAGGGCACGGCCTTCGAACTTGAAGTCAGCTGTAGCAAAGGCACGTACATTCGCACCTTGGCTGAAGATATTGGTCATGCGCTGGGCTGTGGTGCCCATATTAGTCAGTTGAGAAGGCTCAAAACGGGTCCCTTTACCGGCGATGCAATGTGGACACTGGAAGACCTTGAAGCGCTGGCAGACCAAGCCACCCGCGAGGCTGAACTGATGCCTGCAGATGTGCTGGTGGATCATTTTCCGTCGCTGACGGTAGATGAAACGGCTTTCGGGCGTCTTGCACATGGCCAGTCGGCTAGTTTAGCCATTGGTGCGCTTGAGCCTGACGCGCTGGCAAGACTTTATTACGCTGAGACGTTTATCGGCCTCGGCGTTGTAAAAGGGGCTCAGGAAGTAGCTCCCAAGCGACTGTTAAGTACCGTCGCTATCTCGTAA